The DNA segment AGGCCTATATTTTGAACACGATAATTGAAAATCAGGAGTGTAATCCACATTGAGAGAATTAAAAGAGAtagctgtgctgcttctgtgttttgaaaattccAAAGAATGTTTTGCTCCTGTTAATATTGATGAtgtgttgcttttcctttcagtagaAGTGAGCATTAAAGTTCAGGTAAATCAGGCCGTGTTCTTGGGTTTTTAGCTCGAAGGTAACTTGGCTATCAGATTTTAGGAAGTTAATaaaattcagtttgttttcaaaggtgcatatattaaaataattatttgaatgAGGGGCTAGTTCAAAGGTGATCACTACAGAGTACCTGGCTGTCCTGCTTTGGATACTGTGCTTGATTTAGGTTTAAAACATTGAccttggatttttaaaaaacgtTTGTCTAGTCTTGCACTGTATGTACATCCCTGCAAATCTCTGCAACCTATCAAAAAGCCTCTATTGAGTCTAGTGAAAATAAGCAcctaaaacttaattttaaaattctgcagaaacatttttcagtttgtttttgttATGGATTTAAAATACAATCATTGTTCCCTTTTCTTAGTATCctgcagaaataagaaaatatgatTACGATCCCAACTTTGCAATCCGAGGACTTCATTATGATGTGCACCGGGTATGTATAAATAACTTTGCGATGAGTTACGTAGGGCGGAGAAcctagtgaaaaaaacaaacagggcTTTTAAATCTTCCAACTCTTCACTCTGCATTGATACGTAAGGATTTTGTTTCATATTCCTCTCTTTCATAGTaagcttaatttctttctttttttttaaatagcttaaGTGTAAAATGTTTTGGGTGTCTTGTTCTTATGGTCGGCAGGGGGAGGAAGGCATCTTAGAGTGCAACAGAATAAACCTAAGCAGACATCTGCCAGTAGGAAAAGCTCTTTCTTTGTGACTTAGCTCAGGTCACTGGACAATGTTTCCATAGTGGTTTGGCAAGCCCTGGGTAAAAGCTATTGATAAAAGTGTTTTTGGAACTATGGAAGAAGTTGAAGTAAAGATACTCAGGTGTTCTAGAGACAGAAAGGTTACAGACAAagttgtgttgttttttatAATTCCATGTCAAATAGTTGATGTAAtaaaaattgatatttttttccctcctcctgcaaggCATTATTAATGAAGATTGATGCTTTTCATTATATTCAGCTGGGAACAGTTTACAGGTaggtaaaattatttccttttgtagTAAAAATGTGTATTCTTGTGTTTTGAATCTCTTAGTTGCATTTATTTGTGTACGTCTTAGGCTCATATCAGGTGCAACGCCCTGAAAAGCACAGACATGAATGAACATTGCAGTCTTACTGGAAAGGGGTTTCTTTGCATCTCTGTGTACACgcagacacatgcacacatttaCTGACTGATAGAATACAGCTGACTAACTAGTACAGAGCTGGGGAAGTTGGCAAGCTGGTTGGTCACATAGTGTTGACTCACTTTGTTTCCGGCTGTTAAATTGTGCTGAAAGACATCTAAAAATACACTGATGACTTCTCTGCTGATGCTTTCTATGTAAATAATTGTCACAGAGTCCCTGTTAGCTTGACTTTGGTGTGGTTGTAGAGACACTTGCTGTGTTTGCCCAGAGGTTTTAAGTTTAGACGTCAGCTATGTCATACTTGCAGCATGGAGCACAACTGCTTTGTGTCTGCCCGACACTTTTTGAGTTTACTGAGTTGATGTAAAATTGGCAGTCTCTGTCATGAAGATATCAACACATCTGCATGCTGTTTCTCCAAACACCTGTACGGAGGTGGGGGTAacaaaaaagaagctgaaggcTTTGAGAGATCGTGTCAGGAAGAGCAACTGTGTGGCTGGACCTGTGTAGTGACCTATGTGAGAAGATGAATGGGTGATGAGTCCATTATCAGTGTTGGCTTATGACTCACAGTGGGGCAAAATGAAGAGGCAGAAGATGGCAGTTGCTGTTAACTCCTGGTACAAAAGGCGCATCCAAATCCAGCACATGATGACCGGTCAAGAAAACTCTGTGTTGAAAGCTGGTGTCCGTTGTAACCCATGTCACCAAAAGTAGTACTGGAGAGACTGCTAGGCAACACATCTTGGTActtgtgagtgtgtgtgtgggaaaGAGTGAAAGCTACCATTTCACTCAATACTTTctcttgattttgtttaaaataagattacTTTTCTGTTCTATAACAACACTGAGCTTTGCTGTCAGTTGCTGCATATCTGCAGTTATTAGTTTTAACCTTCCATGTGTTCCGTTAGTCTTCAGGTCCCTTATACCACTGAAGGTTGCAGGACTTGCCCAAGCATACAACCTAATTTGCTCTGAGAGGTGTAAGCAGTTCTGGTATCCCTCCAACAACACATGTCCCCAagagcagcagtgggagcaCTTTTGTAGGTGAACTGTGGTGATTTTAGTGCCATAGGTCCATGCTGTTAGTAGAATAGAATAGGCTTTGTAGTAATACAGCTGCACTATGAACTGTATCAAGACTGTGGTTGTTCTGGTAAAATTAATCTACAGCTTTGCCTACACAGTTGTCTCCTCTGTGGATTTTACTTATGTTTTTTGTCCTCTCTTCATTTGTGCTTAAGTAGCTCCTGATCCACAAGCATTTTCTTTAGCAGTATTCACATACCACTTGGCATAGCTGTCTGCAGACTAGAAGATGAGTTTGTTATCCTCAGTGCTGATCATATTATTTGATCATTTACCCTTTTGGTTCTATTTCTTTGTGTTACTGCTGTGAAGTGGATGATGCTGACCTCTGTGTGTTAGAAAACCAAATTGCTTTCTACCCTGTTTGTGCACAATACTAACTTCAACGCTGGAGTCCTGCTAGCAGTAGCGTGGAGCTGTGTAGAAGTCCATGTAGCACTGAGAAGCGCAGCTAGTTAACATGGGACTCTGCTaccacagcagcactgaggaaGCTCATGTATTATGCCCTTCTACTGCAAAGATGATGTGGATGCTAAACACTGAAAGTACTAGacttattaattaattaattacttttttaatgcCTTACAACACTTCTGGGTAAGACCAAGAAAGGGAGGCAGTGAAATCAACTGTCTTACGAGGCTGCAAAAAAACATAGACTTGGGAAAAAAGGGACCAGGTGACCTGTTTTTTATTTCCGTTCTTTATTTCTAAGCAAAACCTCAACACTTCTGTGTCCTCTAGTGAGGAGGTTTGCATGCCTGCAGTGTTTTAGATGCTTTAGACCAAGACGCTTGgtactgaaaacattcaaaaccaaaccaaaccaaaacctttAATCTCTTAATAGCTGATAAAAAACTCTGGAGAGAGAGGATGTCTCCTTCTTCCCCATTTGTTTAATTACTTGTCAACAATCTCTCAAGTGGTCTTAAGTTTTGGGAAACTGAACTGTTGgtacagtttaaaagaaattctcaTTTAGTTAAAGGTTGTGTATATCTGTCTTTCAATCTTCAATGTCATGCTGCAGCATAATCTGGTTTAAACACTATCACATCATCAGTGCTCTATGAAACTAAGGCAGAGTGAAGAATTACTTTTTGTTAAGAAACCGGAAGCTCTAATTACTTCTTATAAACCCTTGAGGCATAGTTTCAATGGAGactaatttgttctttttctgtaagaaagtaaaaagagcTTAAAATCAGAATGTGTTCTCTGTGCATCAGCCTGTTAAAATGTTACTTGCTTTGTAAGGAAAGACGCTGTTTTAATTTACAGGCCAAAGTATTCCTATgacattattaatattttaataagctACAGATCTAAGTGTTGATCTGTCAGACTTTCATTTGATAATTACTTGAAAATTTTATCTGACTTTTGAACTAAAGCTTAAGTTGTTTTCCAGAGGCCTCAGTGTTGTCCCAGATGAAGAAGTCATTGCAATGTATGATGGTTCCCATGTTCCTTTAGAACAAATGAGTGACTTTTATGGAAAGGTAAACCACAAACTAATCttcaaaagtgatttttttttttttttgagtggggATGGTAGTGTTTGCTTGTTGTTCTTGTTCTTGCTAGCAGTTATGTTTTCTCAATACATGATTGACTTACAGTGCTAGCTGTGAAGTTTGCCCTCTAAAATGacaaatatcttttctttcttccacgtgctgtaatttcttctttcaccgTTTCCTTGCCCAGTCATACAGACAGAGAAGtggaacataaaaaaaaaataatcaagtgaCTTGCTCAGTGTTGCACAGCAAATCTGATAAAGGCTGGGAAGTGAACCGTATCTGGTGCCTTATCCTGGCTATGTACTTCTTCCAGGTGGTCTAGTGGCTTGGCTGATGTAGCAGCAAGTAAATGTATGGAGGCATCTCTTGCTTCCAAGGTGGCATAGTGACAGTAAGAGGATTTGACAAAAGATGAATGATAAAAGATAAGGCTTTTAAGGTTACGATTTAGGATTTGACTTCGTTGGGAAAGTTGATCTTCTTTCTGGTAGGTTCCTTGCTCTTTCCCAAATGAAGAATGATGCTGTCTTTTTAGTCAAAACCAGATTTATTTTACTCCTTTTACTTAAGGGTGGTAATTCTGTGTTGACACAAGAGACCCTTCTTTTTACTGTGCAGTATTTTGTTGTTGTcacatttattcttattttaaaaagctgattttAGAATTGCCATATCTGGTCTCTGCAGCAGTTCTGAATATTTGCCTGCCATTCCCAGTGGAATACCTTGGTCTCCACAGATCTATGCTTTCTTTGATCTTGGAAAGgacagtgacaggacaagaggccGTGGGTGCAAACTGAAACGTAGGACATttcctctgaacatcaggaaattctttcctgtgagggtgaccGAGCACTACCATGCGTTGGTTGTCCAGGAAGGTTGTGGAGTCTTTATTCTTCGTGATATTCAAAAGTCATTTGGACAGTGTCCTGAGCAGCTGTCTATTAAGTGACCATGCATGAGCAGGGGATTAAACAGGGTGACCTCCAGAGGTTGCTTGCAACCTCAACCATTTTGTTTCTGAGGTGCTAACCAGTGTTCTGTCTAGTAGAGCAAAGATGTCTGGTTGCTTTACCCTTCTTCCTGTTAAGAAATATTTggtttgtatttgcttttgtatAATAAGATTCTCTACTTTTGTGAAACTTAATTGTAGCTACAGCTTTTGCAGACTAGAAATCTTTTCCTCAGTTCCTACATGACTAGATTCCTACAGCTTTTTATTATCTCTTTTCAAGGAGGTAAATTGTTTTGCAGTTGTAATCAGTATTCcacttattaaaacaaaacaaaaatcccaaacaaaaaaaacaaccaaccaccCTCCTACCCCAAagcaaccccccaaaaaacccaaacctccaCCTGCCATTTCAATACCCAGTGCTTCTTATTTATAGAGGTGCAGACTTCCAGCGAAGgcccctaagtccttctcttgACTTTTAGCTGAGCACTGTCTTTTATGTGTTTATGAATTCGAATACTGCTCTTAAGAGTTATGAGTCataattaattcttaaaataaagtgaaCGCTTTTGGAGTTGTTTTATTGAAAGCGTTAGTTCAAAAAGAATCTATAGCAATGTGAACAGTGATGACAAAAGCCGAATATCTGCAAATAAGCTGAAGTGTTTATACTGAATGAATAAAAGTATTATAATCTGAGAAATGCTTGaccttttttatcttctttttttcttcccaccccTGTAGAGCTCACAAGGAAATACAATGAAGCAATTCATGGACATATTTTCCTTGCCAGAAATGACACTTCTTTCTTGTGtgaatgaatattttctgaaaaacaacatAGACTATGAGCCTGTTCATCTGTACAAAGATGTCAAGGTACTAGATTTGAAGATTTAGGTAACTTCTACATTTATATATCTTCTCTGTGAGAACTTCAGGAAGCTTCAGCCTTTTCTGTCAGCTCCAGTGAAATACGCAACGTTAGGTTTTGtataaagaaattattgctATACAGCCGTAAACCCAATAAGTAAATGGAACGCGgagcttggaaaagaaacatagaataatttgaaatttgttttaaatctgaCATTCTAGGGCTCTTGCTCTTTTCATAGTTTTGAGAGGTGGATGAGGGGGAGCGGAAAAGCTCTGTATGTCAATAAAGCttcttttaattgttattaAGGACATAATTCACTAGCACAAATTTTAAGAGGCTATAGGGAATTCCAGTTTGGAGTTTTCAGTAATACTGCCTCTGTGCTTTTGCTAGCTGTCTCTTATTTTTGATATAtctattttgcttgttttcctccctcctccaaaaaaatctattaataaTGATTAGAGTAATTTGACCCTCTTCATTCCTCAGGATGTATACTGCAGAGGTGATAGTTTTGTGTCATGGTTATTTAAGAAGAGAAGAGATCAAGCTCAAGTTGATGGTATTTGTCTGCACAGGCTTTCCATATGAAACCTTTTCTTGCTCCCTTGTTGACATGTATTAAAATTGTGTAGTTCTTCAGCATGTGTGTTGCGCCTGAATGTTGAATTTCTTACTTTCTTAAGTAGATCAGATAGGTCTTATGAAACATTTGACCTCCAGAGTAACTTTCCCTCCTGTCTGAGTAGAGTCAGAAGGCCAGTTCTTGTGGTTTCTGCTGGAGTGTTTGTAGCAACTTCTGTACTGCTCAGCATTACCTACATATTGGAAGCCGtgcagtgactttttttttgagtatttttagGGCATAACCCCATATAAGTACCAAAATGGCAGTGCTGCtgtccaaaagaaaacaatctgcTGCAGAGTTGGCTCAGGAGAGCTGCTGAATGCCTTCAGAGCTCCTTATGGGTACTTTGCTTAAGCGTTTAGTTGCTTTCCTCTGTtaataaatttcttttataaataacCAGAGAATTTGGGAGTGGTCATAATCTAAAGTCTATCAGGCTTAAAgcttttgggttgtttttttacGAGAGGAAAGGAATGTGTTCTGCTTCAAAGGTTATTTGAAATCTGTGATGCCTCTCCTTCTGCAGAGGGCTTTCACCCTACTTCACCCTTCTGAGCAGCCTTTCACAGTTGTCATGTAAAACAGCCCTTGTGCTACACAGTTTTGTATTTCCCAAATGTATGAGGTTAGTTTCTTGGAGGACAGGCTTACTCTTTGTCTAGTGGTGACATATACATAATGAACATCACACAGCATTTCTGTGAAGTTGAAAGTGTAATTCAGAGAAaggaattgttttaaaaacaaattactgCTGCTATGCAGCAAGCGTGGGTTTTATacttgaaaagatttttcagtccTTTAGTGCTCTGTTGCTTTCCTGACAGGATTCAATCAGAGATGTCCACATCAAAGGAATAATGTACAGAGCAATCGAAGCAGATATTGGTAAGTACTAATGAGATCATGtgtcaaagcttttttttgctgataGTATAATGATCTTTGTGGCTTCCTTATTTAAGATTACGAGTTGTAAATTTTAAAGCTTGAAAGAGTTATTTCCATTTGTCTGAGGTGCCTTTGTTAAGTATAACCTCATGTTCTGAACCCTTGGTTGAATGCAGAGAAAATCCTTGTGAAAAGCTTCTTCAATTAATATTGTATTTCCCCCAATCTTCACAGAGAAGTACATCTGCTATGCTGAACAAACTCGTGCAGTGTTAGCAAAGCTGGCTGACCATGGCAAGAAGATGTTTCTCATCACAAACAGTCCAAGCAGCTTTGTGTAAGTGAACAATTATTTGCTGTTCAACTATACGTTCTTAAAGGACAGGGAGGTTAAAGTTCTTGGATGTAATTAATTATATTGCACAGATAACTCCACTTTTGTTATACTTCACTGTTAACATCCCTCTGTCCTTTTTAGGGACAAAGGCATGAAGTTCATAGTTGGCAAGGACTGGAGGGATCTCTTTGATGTGGTTATTGTACAGGCTGATAAACCAAACTTTTTCAATGATAAGCGAAGGTGAGTATTTAGTGAGTAAAGAATGGTTTGAGCAGCTTATTCCATATAAGGCTATAGAGctgttatgaaatattttaatttgtatgcaatataaaatgaaatcatatttGGTGAAATCCTGTTTGAGGTCATTACAGAATGCAGCAACACCCAATTCCAAAGTCcaaatatttactgtttcttACTGAATAAAGTTTGAGTAGCTATTTGAGGTCCACTGGACTGAATTCAGGCCAGAGAAGCTATTTTTAACATCTTAGCTTGTACGTTGATGAATTGTGTTCCTTTCCTAGTAAACCTGAGAAATTTTGGTGCCTTTCTGAATCAACCCCTTATCTGGAAATATCTTccattgcttctgctttttttgtttggtttttttttttaattcacacaTGACATTTAAAGTGCAGACTGGCTGACAGGCTGGAGTATTCGGACTTTTGTTGTTCAATTAAGTTGGACTAGTTGTTCAATTAAGTAAACACATTTGTAATGTGTATGCACTACTCCTACAGCTGAGAAAGACCTATTGCTTTATGTGTACTATGATTGAAAGTGAAATAGAgggagatgagattttttttccctttacttttttctatgtaattttaaaaagaactctACTCTGCATCTAGACCACAGTCCTCTGCTCCCTACTTCTTCAGTTGTTCAGTCttacaaaatcatagaattgtttaggttggaaaagacctttaagatcatggagtccaactttaagcctaacactgccaagtccacccCTAAAACATGTCCCTGAGTGCAACATCTACACATCTTACTCatccacttccctgggcagcctgttccaatgagATATCGGGCAAGATTTTTACGCATCTTCACTTCTTCTGTCTTGTCTTCTCTCCTCTTAAGGGCAGACAGTTCACACTGTTTCTTCCCCTCTGTCTGGGATCCCTGCCTTAGTTCTCAACAGTTGTTCTCAAACTATCTTATAAACATCATGGATGTACTGGATAGATCCATTGCATTTCACTGGCTAAAGCTGAAATTTTGgacctttgctttttctgtctaTTACAAAATGTTCAGATAGTAGAgaccatgttttctttttggaaactgaatagttttaatattaaaattttaatttcttcctaaaaagtGGCAGAATTTTTACAGCTATATAACAGTTGTGTATAATGCTCTTCTAGACCATTTCGGAAGGTGAATGAAAGGGGAGTGTTGCTTTGGGACAAAATTCACAAGCTGCAGAAAGGTCAGATTTACAAACAGGTATGTTTTCAGTCAATTCTTTCAGTTCAGATTTAATACCTATTTGCTAGAATCCTAAGGTTCTTTAGATATCGTAAAGACTTCTAAAAAttagatatgttttttttaagagagttATTTTAATGATTGAAGTGGTACAAATTCATTGTTGGTATGTATGTCTGCAGTTTACTTGTGTTTTGAAGTGGTAGCGTTGCTGAAGTTGCCTGTAACATTGGGCATTCATGATATGTAAGCTGAGGACAATATTCTtgatatgaaaatgtttttaggAGAGTACTAAGTTCCTTTTTCATGCCTCTGAAGGTACAAGTTGTGTGCCACTACAATGTAAGTGTTATTATTCCTGCAGGGTAACTTGTATGAATTTCTGAAGCTTACTGGCTGGAGGGGCTCTAAGGTTCTCTACTTCGGTGATCACATTTACAGTGACTTGGCAGTAAGTAGTTTACTTTCATGGAACAGGATAAAAGACAAAGCTTTTTgttacttttccttcctccctcctaaATTATTCAGTATAACACACTTTCATAGTAGATTTTTAAATACGATAAAAATGGGGATGGTAGTTGAGCCACATTGCTTTTCTTGTAGAGAAGAAAACTGGTGCCATAAAAGGCTGACCGTATTTTCCACCTGACTTGTAGCATTTAACTTGATAACAAACTGAGCTTAAGAATGTGTGAGTTTGTATTCCTGATCCAGATACTGATTATGTCAGATGTAATTGAGAGTAAACACAGAGATCCAAATGTACAGATGTGGCTGATTTGGATGACATTTACTACCAACTAATAAGAGCTGAACGAACTTCTGTTTTGAATGGCAGGAGGCAATCTTCCTGTCACTAATAGGaagcttcctttcttcccaagatTTTGTGATGATTTGTAGTCCCACTATCCCAGCATTTTCTTAGTACCTTACCAACAACTGTACTGTTAACTGTTACTTTAGAGCAAGTGACCACCACTTAACTTTTTGTAACTGATTGTGTGTGAATGCCTGGGTATGACTTTTACTGCCAAGCTGTGCTAGCgtgtttcagcagcagcagatgctgaaacatttttgcagatttttgcCCCAAtctgcttttaagaaataaaattagctTGGGCACTTCAGAAGGCAGAGAGCTGAAGGAAGGAGGGTGCAGCTCCGTTCTTCTCTGGCACAGTGGAGGAGAGAGCACAGGTGGTAGCTGCCTCCTCTTGTACTTATCAGGAGGAGCTTGAATAGTTGGGGGTCCTGATGGGACCTTTCTGTCAGCTGAGTGTACAGGTAGATACCACAAACCCAACACACTGTTTCCTCCAGATACTCTGACGGCAGCAGAGGTCTCATCTACAAGAGGAATGTTGTAccatttgttttaaactgaatgAAGTAGTGCTTATGTGTTTTTATCTCTCTCACTTGAAAAATGGGGGATTTTAAGCTTACTCTGAGACTAAAATCTATTGCCTATTGTCACAGTTAAGCCCACTGCTTAATATTTCTGCTTATCTATAAGAAGCAATGAAATAGTGCCTTTTGGGGATAAACAATGGTCAGATTCTTCAGTTCCTTTAAATAGTTCTTTTTAAGACTAATGCTTGTATTTTGTAATTCTTCTTGGTAAATAGGATTTGACCCTGAAGCACGGCTGGCGCACTGGTGCAATTATTCCAGAGTTGCGATCagagattaaaataatgaaCACAGAGAAGTACATTCAAACCATGACCTGGCTGCAAACCTTGACAGGATTACTGGAACACATGCAGgtttgttctgtgtgtgtgtaatcGGCTCTGTATAGCAGAAGGGATCCAGCCAGGTTTCTAAATGCTGGACATTGATGTTGCAAGTGCTTTCTGTCTAAAGTTCACCAGTCTGACTGTAGAGAAGTAAATGCAATTATTTGTATGGCTAGTTAATAAGAGTTTTCTCAAAATCTTGTCCCCTTCCTCCACTGGTCAGCCTGGATTGATTCCTGCTTTTGGTTAAAATGCATGTGGATAACTTCTGTATACTGATCTCTGAAGCATACTCTTGCCCTCTTAGGTAATAAGGGTTTATTAATGGAAAGGCTCATTTATGAGGTCATCCTTAGTTACCTGTCATCCATACTTTATATTCCAGGTTCACCGTGATCCTGATTCACAAATGATTTTAGAAgaatggaagaaggaaagaaaggaaatgaggtAAAACATGGCAGATGAAGAATTTGCAATATGTTTCATGGTAGCCAAGTGTTCTATGTGCTGTTTTCcacagtttttttcagaatttctctcAGTTTCTGATTTTTAGTACCTAGTAGTTACAGACCTTCTAAAATTATACGTGTAAAGCAATATTCTGCCTGTCTTTGGTGCAGCTTTTCTGCCTGCTGACCCTTTGAGCGTATGAACCCCATTTCgctgttccttttctttggaGCAGATGTTAGTTTCTCCATGAAGGGTAACATCACATCAAGTACTGTTCCTTCTCATCTCAGTACTGTCCTTCTGCGTTTGGCTGTCACTATTGCTATTGATTACACagctttatttctgcattatttaaaaatgtgtttctgtatCAAGACTTAGGTCActtctgctggtttttttaGATGACTTTTTCAGATTACATACAATACATTATAGAATGCACAGCATCTGGGTTCTGTACGAGACTGGATTTAGCTGTGGACTCATCACAAAAATAGTATTAGGGCTAAAACTTCTAAAATTCTTCCATCATGAAGGAACAATACCTAAATGCAGGGTGTGTGAAGTATACAGATGGCAAGGCTGTACTGCCAGCAGCCTTCCCTGGAAACGTGGTAGTAAATTAAATGGGAATGGTATTTGCTAATTACTAATAACAGAAGTTAATTCCGATATATCTTTAAGCTATTTATGTACATTAAGCCAAATCtttatgttttttgttttttgttttttaaatattttctctttgggACAAGTGGATGTCAGTACTTAGATGAAGGCAAAAGCTTCACAGTCTCTAGAAGGGAAAGCTTGAGGTGTCATATTTCTGAAGTCAGAAGCAACTTATCGCTGATCTTAGTGAGAGAAACGTGAAGCTCTTCTGTTCACTACTGTGATTGCTAGTTTTGGGCTACATATATAGAAGATGTGCAAAAAATTCTTATGTGATGCACTTAAATAGTTTGAAGTGCAGTGGCAAGAGAATAATGCATTGAATAGATTATGGGAACTGCGTGTTTCAGGTATGAATACTAGTTGGTAAAGAGATGTGTGCAGGTATGTTCACTtcattctctttgttttctttttttttggggacAGAGAGATGAACCGGAATTTCTTCAATGCACAGTTTGGAAGCTTGTTCAGAACTGATGAGAATCCAACTTATTTCCTAAGACGTCTCTCTAGATTTGCAGATATCTACATGGCATCTTTGAGTTGTCTCTTGAACTATGAACCTGATTACACGTTTTATCCAAGGAGGACTCCTTTGCAGCATGAACTTCCTGGCTGGTCAGACCAGCTATGCACTGGTACATTCAGAGTACCTTTCCTACAAGAGAGAGTTCAGATCAAATAAACACTTGGCTGCTTCTCTCGAAAATGggcaaatatttctcttgttttgtttaggttttttttttttttgaatgtacatgtattttatttaatttaagtcACTTAAATCTGTTATCTTGATGTAGATGTAATTCATATTTGTTCTAGTAAGCATTGTAcctattttctcctctcctgcttgGAGATGTGAAAACTCCTC comes from the Cuculus canorus isolate bCucCan1 chromosome 1, bCucCan1.pri, whole genome shotgun sequence genome and includes:
- the NT5DC3 gene encoding 5'-nucleotidase domain-containing protein 3, with product MAAAARCLRAGGRRCGALPAPYCTLAPQQQRRQPPPHDMKSYLWSRYREAKRVTKELVPSIMSNMLNPDAIFSNNEMSLSDIEIYGFDYDYTLVFYSKHLHTLIFNAARDLLINEHRYPAEIRKYDYDPNFAIRGLHYDVHRALLMKIDAFHYIQLGTVYRGLSVVPDEEVIAMYDGSHVPLEQMSDFYGKSSQGNTMKQFMDIFSLPEMTLLSCVNEYFLKNNIDYEPVHLYKDVKDSIRDVHIKGIMYRAIEADIEKYICYAEQTRAVLAKLADHGKKMFLITNSPSSFVDKGMKFIVGKDWRDLFDVVIVQADKPNFFNDKRRPFRKVNERGVLLWDKIHKLQKGQIYKQGNLYEFLKLTGWRGSKVLYFGDHIYSDLADLTLKHGWRTGAIIPELRSEIKIMNTEKYIQTMTWLQTLTGLLEHMQVHRDPDSQMILEEWKKERKEMREMNRNFFNAQFGSLFRTDENPTYFLRRLSRFADIYMASLSCLLNYEPDYTFYPRRTPLQHELPGWSDQLCTGTFRVPFLQERVQIK